The DNA segment GGACCCGCTTCCGGGCGGTCGATTATCGGGCGGGTGTCGGGCGTCGCACCGTCGACGCCCGCCCACCCGTTGACGAAGCGGGCGCGGTCGAACCGACGGAGGAACGACGGGACGAGTTGCGCGACGTGGTCGCGGAACGCCTCGTCTTCGCTCCCGCTCGCAGATTCGGGGTCGTCCTCGGCGAACGACCAGCCGCCGACCAGCAGGTCGCCGTTGTGCTCGGGTCGGAAGTAGACGTGCTCGCCGGGGACCCAGCCCATCGGGAAATCGGCCGCCAGTGCGTCGCCGGGGTCGAGGACGACGCACTGGGTCCGGTAGGGTCGCACGGGGAGCCGGACGCGCTCGCGGAGGAAACGCTCGGTCCGCCAGCCGGCGGCGACCACGACGTGCGGCGCGTCGAAGTCCCCGGCGTCGGTTCGGACGCCGGCGATTCGACCGTCGTCGACCCGTAACCCGGTCACTTCAGTGTCGGTCAGCACGGTCGCGCCGCGGTCCTCGGCGTCGTCCTTCAGCGTCACCGCGAAGGTGTAGGGGTCGACGAATCCGGTGTCGTCGTGGCGCACCGCGCCCGCGAACGCCGAGCAGTCGAACCGGGGGTGACGGTCCTCGACCGCGTCCGGGTCGAGGAACGAGACGGAGACGCCCTCGCCGTCGAGTCGCTCGACCCGCCGGCGGGCCTCGCCCTCGCGCTCCGACGGGACGAGTTCGAGGCTCTCGCGCTCGGCGTACGAGAAGTCGCCGGTGCCGTCGTACTCCCGGAAGAACTCGTTGGCGTGGTCGGCTATCGACGGTTCGTCGCTGTACGACGGCGACATCGTCACCTCGCCCGCCGCGAGCGCCGTCGCTTCCGCGGCGACCCGCCCGCGCTCGACGACCAGCACGTCCCGGTCGGCGGCCAGTTCCCGCGCGACGGCGCAGCCGACGACGCCGCCGCCGACGACTATCGCGTCGTAGGCTTCCCCGACCGGGGAGTCCGGTCTGGCCGCGGCGGTCGCATCCGCGTCGGTCATCGCGACTCGATCGCCCGAATGCCATCTTCGAGCGCGTCGACCGCCCGTTCGAGTTCCTCGTAGGTGATGGTCAGCGGCGGCTGGAACCGAATCACGTTCTTGTAGAAACCGCCGACCCCGACGAGCACGCCGTGTTCCTCGCGGGCGTGGTCCTTGACCGCGTCGGCGACCTTCTTCGCGGGTTCACCCTCCGCGGTACCGGCGTCGCGGTCGCTCGCGTCGGTCTCCTCGTCGGCCATCGGGCCGACCAGTTCGACGCCGTACATCAGCCCGAGGCCGCGCGTCTCGCCCACGAGGTCGTACCGGTCTTCGAGTTCGGCGAGGCGGTCGCCGAGCCACGCGCCCTGTTCGGCGGCGTTGTCGACGATGCCGTCCTCCAGGGCGTCGATGTTCGCGAGCGCGGCGGCGCAGCAGACCGGATTGCCGCCGAACGTCGAGAGGTGGTCGCCCGCCTCGAAGCTGTCGGCGACCTCGGCGGGCGCGGTGAACGCCCCGAGCGGCAGGCCGTCGGCGATGCCCTTCGCCTGCGTGAGGATGTCCGGCTTCACGTCGAACTGCTCGCACGCGAACATCGTCCCGGTCCGGCCGTAACCGGTCTGGACCTCGTCGAGCACCAGGAGCGCGCCGTGGTCGTAGGCGATGTCCCGCACGCGTTCGAGGTAGCCTTCCGGCGGGACGACGATACCGCCCTCGCCCATCACGGGTTCGACCACGACGGCCGCGACGTCGTCGGACGTCTGGGTGGCAATGACCCGTTCGAGTTCCGCGGCGGCCGCCTCGGCGAACTCCGC comes from the Halorussus vallis genome and includes:
- a CDS encoding NAD(P)/FAD-dependent oxidoreductase yields the protein MTDADATAAARPDSPVGEAYDAIVVGGGVVGCAVARELAADRDVLVVERGRVAAEATALAAGEVTMSPSYSDEPSIADHANEFFREYDGTGDFSYAERESLELVPSEREGEARRRVERLDGEGVSVSFLDPDAVEDRHPRFDCSAFAGAVRHDDTGFVDPYTFAVTLKDDAEDRGATVLTDTEVTGLRVDDGRIAGVRTDAGDFDAPHVVVAAGWRTERFLRERVRLPVRPYRTQCVVLDPGDALAADFPMGWVPGEHVYFRPEHNGDLLVGGWSFAEDDPESASGSEDEAFRDHVAQLVPSFLRRFDRARFVNGWAGVDGATPDTRPIIDRPEAGPEGLVVATGFHGRGVMTAPVAATAVRALVDGEPAPFPLDAFALDRFESRSPDFEFRSISAGD
- a CDS encoding aspartate aminotransferase family protein: MTEQERPGGDAAEKYDEYVMPIAKGYDPFTVERASGTTMETTDGERYLDCFSGISVTNAGHNNPEVVAAAKDQLDDLVHTCSYLYRNRPVADLAERIAEITPGDLQKTFFCNSGTEAVEGAIKLARKHTGSKEVVALEMSFHGRTLGSLALTGNKAYKDGMAPTINDVVHAPAPYRYRSPYCDLPEAEFAEAAAAELERVIATQTSDDVAAVVVEPVMGEGGIVVPPEGYLERVRDIAYDHGALLVLDEVQTGYGRTGTMFACEQFDVKPDILTQAKGIADGLPLGAFTAPAEVADSFEAGDHLSTFGGNPVCCAAALANIDALEDGIVDNAAEQGAWLGDRLAELEDRYDLVGETRGLGLMYGVELVGPMADEETDASDRDAGTAEGEPAKKVADAVKDHAREEHGVLVGVGGFYKNVIRFQPPLTITYEELERAVDALEDGIRAIESR